A genomic window from Vigna radiata var. radiata cultivar VC1973A chromosome 2, Vradiata_ver6, whole genome shotgun sequence includes:
- the LOC106777722 gene encoding TMV resistance protein N-like isoform X1, which produces MASNKRQRSSSSHTKNFDVFVSFRGADTRNGFTNHLFAALERNGVVAFRDDQTIQKGNFLESELLLAIEGSRVFIVVFSKDYASSTWCMKELTKIVDWVEVTGRSLLPIFYDVTPSEVRKQSGEFAKAFAEHEERFKDDLEMVKGWRAALKTSCDRCGWDVQNKQQYEQIENVVEEVINILGRNQIWNFGDDLVDMHSRVKKLEELLDLSANDIVHLVGICGMGGIGKTTLATALFNKISPQFDACCYLDDLSKIYCNFGAASAQKQLLCRALNRGNIEIHNASHGTMLIRTRLCHLKALVVVDNVDQVEQLKKLGLQSEYLGAGSRIIIISRNRRILQNYGVNKVYEVQVLDXTXSLQLLXKKAFRSNDIGKEHEXLTLDILKYVNGLPLAIEVLGSFLLDRDVCEWRSALTRMEENPSKDIMDVLRISYDGLENIEKEIFLDIACFFSNNNLYSWEPTVKKLLDYRQFYSDIGMKVLIEKSLIRCQDETIIMHDLLKELGKSIVREKAPKEPRKWSRLWNYKDLQKVTKINKEAEKVEAILIEQHEKEFLQGRIRVDALSKMDHLEMLILQNVNCYGTLNFISNELRYLFWNHFPWLSLPSTFFPDQLVELILRDSNIKQLWEGKKCLPNLRNLDLSHSKNLIEVPDLSEVPRLTDLSLEGCIQLVHIHPSIGILRDLRLLNLKNCKTLVLNLNILFGISSLEILNISGCSQLLNSKMLMDPSDTKHLEKVDKNTNIIQLPTSSVYKLLMLPFHFFYPPKPQDSIGSLLSSFSFSVPCLFNLDISFCNLLQIPDEIGNLRSLEILNLGGNKFVTLPSTIKQLSYLHYLNLTHCKELKYLPELPTIQEKTIDRYIRGLYTFDCPKLSDLEHCYSIVFSWMKKNLEVYLVPRMEIVIPGSEIPKWFSKQNASASISMDPSAVIDDPNWIGVSICVLFVTHESPMNLGEGDYLIDSPLFYGVNNVNFETKWYSGVPIIFKKDLVTVGLDYLLIVFYSRQEFFHLLNGHSDTMHDLQALKFETWGRSLLDLRFMVKKCGYRWVFKEDLQQLNSDKFFSRNSASRKRKLLTSE; this is translated from the exons ATGGCTTCCAACAAAAGACAACGGAGCTCTTCATCACACACGAAGAATTTTGATGTGTTTGTTAGCTTTAGAGGTGCAGATACTCGTAACGGTTTCACAAATCACCTTTTTGCAGCTCTTGAAAGAAACGGAGTTGTTGCTTTCAGAGATGACCAAACAATCCAGAAAGGGAACTTTTTGGAGTCTGAACTCTTGCTCGCAATTGAAGGATCACGCGTTTTCATTGTTGTCTTCTCAAAGGACTATGCATCATCCACATGGTGCATGAAAGAGCTTACAAAGATCGTCGATTGGGTTGAAGTAACAGGTCGAAGTTTGCTCCCTATTTTCTATGATGTCACTCCTTCTGAGGTCCGCAAACAGAGTGGAGAGTTTGCTAAAGCTTTTGCTGAACACGAAGAAAGGTTCAAAGATGACTTGGAAATGGTAAAAGGATGGAGGGCAGCTCTGAAAACAAGCTGCGATCGTTGTGGGTGGGATGTGCAAAATAA GCAGCAATATGAACAAATCGAAAACGTTGTTGAAGAGGTAATCAACATATTGGGTCGTAATCAAATTTGGAATTTTGGCGATGATTTAGTTGACATGCATTCTCGTGTTAAAAAATTGGAAGAACTTCTAGATCTGAGTGCTAATGATATTGTTCACCTTGTGGGAATTTGTGGAATGGGTGGAATAGGAAAGACCACACTTGCAACTGCATTGTTCAATAAAATCTCTCCTCAATTTGATGCTTGTTGTTACCTTGATGATTTAAGcaaaatttattgtaattttggAGCAgcaagtgcacaaaaacaacttCTTTGTCGAGCTCTAAATCGAGGAAATATCGAGATACACAATGCTTCCCATGGAACTATGTTGATAAGAACTAGATTATGTCACTTAAAAGCGCTTGTTGTTGTTGATAATGTTGATCAAGTTgaacaattaaagaaattggGTTTGCAATCTGAATATCTGGGTGCAGGGAGCAGAATCATCATAATTTCTAGAAATCGTCGTATCTTACAAAATTACGGAGTAAATAAAGTTTACGAAGTTCAAGTCTTGGACNAAACNNAATCTCTTCAATTACTTNGCAAGAAAGCTTTCAGATCGAATGATATTGGGAAAGAACATGAANGGTTGACATTAGATATACTGAAGTATGTGAATGGTCTTCCATTAGCTATTGAAGTATTGGGCTCATTTTTACTTGAtcgagatgtttgtgaatggaGAAGTGCATTGACTAGAATGGAAGAAAATCCAAGCAAAGATATCATGGATGTGTTGCGAATAAGTTATGATGGATTGGAGAATATAGAGAAAGAAATATTTCTAGATATTGCTTGTTTCTTCTCCAATAATAATTTGTACTCATGGGAGCCAACAGTGAAGAAACTTTTAGATTATCGACAATTTTATTCTGACATTGGTATGAAAGTTCTGATTGAGAAGTCACTTATAAGATGTCAAGATGAGACTATTATAATGCATGACTTGTTGAAAGAGTTGGGTAAGAGTATTGTCCGAGAAAAAGCACCCAAAGAGCCAAGGAAGTGGAGCAGGTTATGGAACTACAAGGATCTCCAAAAAGTCACGAAAATAAATAag GAAGCCGAAAAGGTTGAAGCTATACTTATTGAACAACATGAAAAAGAATTTCTACAAGGAAGAATAAGAGTGGATGCTTTATCAAAAATGGATCACCTTGAGATGCTCATTCTGCAGAATGTGAACTGTTATGGAACTCTCAATTTCATTTCTAATGAACTGAGATATCTATTTTGGAATCACTTTCCTTGGTTGTCTTTGCCATCAACCTTCTTTCCAGATCAACTTGTAGAATTGATCCTACGTGATAGCAATATCAAGCAATTATGGGAAGGAAAAAAG TGTCTGCCTAATTTGAGAAATTTGGATCTGAGTCACTCCAAAAATCTTATTGAGGTGCCAGACTTAAGTGAGGTTCCACGTCTTACGGATCTTAGTCTCGAAGGATGTATACAACTAGTccacatccatccatccattggtATTCTGAGAGATCTTCGTCTTTTGAATTTGAAGAATTGTAAAACTCTTGTCCTTAATCTGAATATCCTTTTTGGGATCAGTTCTCTTGAGATATTAAATATCTCCGGCTGTTCACAATTACTTAATAGTAAGATGTTAATGGACCCAAGTGACACAAAACATTTGGAGAAAgttgataaaaatacaaatatcatcCAATTGCCAACATCCTCTGTATACAAACTTCTAATGTTGCCTTTCCATTTTTTCTACCCTCCAAAACCTCAAGATTCAATTGGTTCGTTattgtcttctttttctttctctgtccCGTGTTTGTTTAACCTTGACATAAGCTTCTGTAATCTACTTCAAATCCCAGATGAAATTGGGAACTTACGTtctttagaaatattaaatttgggGGGAAACAAATTTGTGACACTACCAAGCACCATCAAGCAACTTTCCTATCTTCATTATTTGAACTTGACACACTGCAAGGAGCTAAAATATTTGCCCGAGCTTCcaacaatacaagaaaaaacaattgaCAGATACATTAGGGGCTTATACACTTTTGACTGCCCCAAGTTGAGTGATTTGGAACACTGTTATAGCATAGTTTTTTCTTGGATGAAGAAAAATCTTGAG GTTTACTTGGTCCCTCGGATGGAAATTGTTATTCCTGGAAGTGAAATTCCAAAATGGTTCAGTAAACAAAACGCAAGTGCATCCATAAGTATGGACCCATCTGCTGTTATAGATGACCCAAATTGGATAGGTGTTTCCATTTGTGTTCTATTTGTCACACACGAAAGTCCTATGAATTTGGGTGAAGGAGATTATCTTATAGACTCTCCTCTTTTTTACGGTGTCAATAATGTCAACTTTGAGACAAAATGGTATTCAGGAGTTCCTATAatattcaagaaagatctggtGACAGTTGGGTTAGATTATTTGTTGATAGTGTTTTACTCTCGACAAGAATTCTTTCATCTTCTAAATGGACATTCAGATACCATGCATGATCTTCAAGCACTTAAATTTGAAACTTGGGGTAGGAGTCTTCTAGATTTACGTTTTATGGTGAAGAAGTGCGGGTATCGTTGGGTATTTAAGGAGGATCTTCAACAACTCAATTCAGACAAGTTTTTCAGCAGAAATTCTGCATCACGGAAGAGGAAGCTTCTAACAAGTGAGTAA
- the LOC106777722 gene encoding TMV resistance protein N-like isoform X2, whose protein sequence is MASNKRQRSSSSHTKNFDVFVSFRGADTRNGFTNHLFAALERNGVVAFRDDQTIQKGNFLESELLLAIEGSRVFIVVFSKDYASSTWCMKELTKIVDWVEVTGRSLLPIFYDVTPSEVRKQSGEFAKAFAEHEERFKDDLEMVKGWRAALKTSCDRCGWDVQNKQQYEQIENVVEEVINILGRNQIWNFGDDLVDMHSRVKKLEELLDLSANDIVHLVGICGMGGIGKTTLATALFNKISPQFDACCYLDDLSKIYCNFGAASAQKQLLCRALNRGNIEIHNASHGTMLIRTRLCHLKALVVVDNVDQVEQLKKLGLQSEYLGAGSRIIIISRNRRILQNYGVNKVYEVQVLDXTXSLQLLXKKAFRSNDIGKEHEXLTLDILKYVNGLPLAIEVLGSFLLDRDVCEWRSALTRMEENPSKDIMDVLRISYDGLENIEKEIFLDIACFFSNNNLYSWEPTVKKLLDYRQFYSDIGMKVLIEKSLIRCQDETIIMHDLLKELGKSIVREKAPKEPRKWSRLWNYKDLQKVTKINKEAEKVEAILIEQHEKEFLQGRIRVDALSKMDHLEMLILQNVNCYGTLNFISNELRYLFWNHFPWLSLPSTFFPDQLVELILRDSNIKQLWEGKKVYLVPRMEIVIPGSEIPKWFSKQNASASISMDPSAVIDDPNWIGVSICVLFVTHESPMNLGEGDYLIDSPLFYGVNNVNFETKWYSGVPIIFKKDLVTVGLDYLLIVFYSRQEFFHLLNGHSDTMHDLQALKFETWGRSLLDLRFMVKKCGYRWVFKEDLQQLNSDKFFSRNSASRKRKLLTSE, encoded by the exons ATGGCTTCCAACAAAAGACAACGGAGCTCTTCATCACACACGAAGAATTTTGATGTGTTTGTTAGCTTTAGAGGTGCAGATACTCGTAACGGTTTCACAAATCACCTTTTTGCAGCTCTTGAAAGAAACGGAGTTGTTGCTTTCAGAGATGACCAAACAATCCAGAAAGGGAACTTTTTGGAGTCTGAACTCTTGCTCGCAATTGAAGGATCACGCGTTTTCATTGTTGTCTTCTCAAAGGACTATGCATCATCCACATGGTGCATGAAAGAGCTTACAAAGATCGTCGATTGGGTTGAAGTAACAGGTCGAAGTTTGCTCCCTATTTTCTATGATGTCACTCCTTCTGAGGTCCGCAAACAGAGTGGAGAGTTTGCTAAAGCTTTTGCTGAACACGAAGAAAGGTTCAAAGATGACTTGGAAATGGTAAAAGGATGGAGGGCAGCTCTGAAAACAAGCTGCGATCGTTGTGGGTGGGATGTGCAAAATAA GCAGCAATATGAACAAATCGAAAACGTTGTTGAAGAGGTAATCAACATATTGGGTCGTAATCAAATTTGGAATTTTGGCGATGATTTAGTTGACATGCATTCTCGTGTTAAAAAATTGGAAGAACTTCTAGATCTGAGTGCTAATGATATTGTTCACCTTGTGGGAATTTGTGGAATGGGTGGAATAGGAAAGACCACACTTGCAACTGCATTGTTCAATAAAATCTCTCCTCAATTTGATGCTTGTTGTTACCTTGATGATTTAAGcaaaatttattgtaattttggAGCAgcaagtgcacaaaaacaacttCTTTGTCGAGCTCTAAATCGAGGAAATATCGAGATACACAATGCTTCCCATGGAACTATGTTGATAAGAACTAGATTATGTCACTTAAAAGCGCTTGTTGTTGTTGATAATGTTGATCAAGTTgaacaattaaagaaattggGTTTGCAATCTGAATATCTGGGTGCAGGGAGCAGAATCATCATAATTTCTAGAAATCGTCGTATCTTACAAAATTACGGAGTAAATAAAGTTTACGAAGTTCAAGTCTTGGACNAAACNNAATCTCTTCAATTACTTNGCAAGAAAGCTTTCAGATCGAATGATATTGGGAAAGAACATGAANGGTTGACATTAGATATACTGAAGTATGTGAATGGTCTTCCATTAGCTATTGAAGTATTGGGCTCATTTTTACTTGAtcgagatgtttgtgaatggaGAAGTGCATTGACTAGAATGGAAGAAAATCCAAGCAAAGATATCATGGATGTGTTGCGAATAAGTTATGATGGATTGGAGAATATAGAGAAAGAAATATTTCTAGATATTGCTTGTTTCTTCTCCAATAATAATTTGTACTCATGGGAGCCAACAGTGAAGAAACTTTTAGATTATCGACAATTTTATTCTGACATTGGTATGAAAGTTCTGATTGAGAAGTCACTTATAAGATGTCAAGATGAGACTATTATAATGCATGACTTGTTGAAAGAGTTGGGTAAGAGTATTGTCCGAGAAAAAGCACCCAAAGAGCCAAGGAAGTGGAGCAGGTTATGGAACTACAAGGATCTCCAAAAAGTCACGAAAATAAATAag GAAGCCGAAAAGGTTGAAGCTATACTTATTGAACAACATGAAAAAGAATTTCTACAAGGAAGAATAAGAGTGGATGCTTTATCAAAAATGGATCACCTTGAGATGCTCATTCTGCAGAATGTGAACTGTTATGGAACTCTCAATTTCATTTCTAATGAACTGAGATATCTATTTTGGAATCACTTTCCTTGGTTGTCTTTGCCATCAACCTTCTTTCCAGATCAACTTGTAGAATTGATCCTACGTGATAGCAATATCAAGCAATTATGGGAAGGAAAAAAG GTTTACTTGGTCCCTCGGATGGAAATTGTTATTCCTGGAAGTGAAATTCCAAAATGGTTCAGTAAACAAAACGCAAGTGCATCCATAAGTATGGACCCATCTGCTGTTATAGATGACCCAAATTGGATAGGTGTTTCCATTTGTGTTCTATTTGTCACACACGAAAGTCCTATGAATTTGGGTGAAGGAGATTATCTTATAGACTCTCCTCTTTTTTACGGTGTCAATAATGTCAACTTTGAGACAAAATGGTATTCAGGAGTTCCTATAatattcaagaaagatctggtGACAGTTGGGTTAGATTATTTGTTGATAGTGTTTTACTCTCGACAAGAATTCTTTCATCTTCTAAATGGACATTCAGATACCATGCATGATCTTCAAGCACTTAAATTTGAAACTTGGGGTAGGAGTCTTCTAGATTTACGTTTTATGGTGAAGAAGTGCGGGTATCGTTGGGTATTTAAGGAGGATCTTCAACAACTCAATTCAGACAAGTTTTTCAGCAGAAATTCTGCATCACGGAAGAGGAAGCTTCTAACAAGTGAGTAA